A genomic region of Eucalyptus grandis isolate ANBG69807.140 chromosome 5, ASM1654582v1, whole genome shotgun sequence contains the following coding sequences:
- the LOC104445750 gene encoding cysteine-rich receptor-like protein kinase 25, translating to MNSCFTISLSLSLSLCLLFLFINFSSTDSAPTYLYHSCTNDTLFSPNSTYQSNLNALLSSLSTAAAATNNTDGFANSTAGQNSPNRAYGLFLCRADVSASTCSDCVATGTQDILQRCPNQRVSVIWYDQCMLRYSNASIYGVMEQVPALTMYNTGNITDPTRFMQLLGQAMDYIATAASADESGKKVAVNETNFTSLQQLYTLAQCTPDLSASDCNTCLRAAIGGLPQGKQGGRTFTPSCSVRFELYPFYNASAVVAPAPPPSQIPSPPAPVIRPKGKSNKTTVIIIAVAVPVGVGVVLLFLACCLRQRKVTKPYEVAQADQSSVNDITNAESLQYDFATIQTATNNFSHQNKLGEGGFGEVFQGRLPNGQQIAVKRLSQGSGQGAVEFKNEVLLVAKLQHRNLVRMLGFCLEGEEKLLVYEFVPNKSLDYFLFDPEKSKQLNWSRRYKIVCGIARGMLYLHEDSRLRIIHRDLKASNVLLDSEMTPKISDFGMARIVVVDQTQANTNKIVGTFGYMSPEYAMHGQFSVKSDVYSFGVLLLELISGKKNSSFYQSDGSEDLASYAWKNWRDGTPLEVLDPAIGDSYSRDEVLRCLHIGLLCVQEDPMDRPTMANIVLMLNSYSVSLALPQQPALFFRSRTETSMKELESDQSASRSTPVSINEMSVTEVYPR from the exons ATGAATTCTTGCTTCaccatctccctctccctctccctctctctctgcctcctcttcctcttcatcaaTTTTTCGAGTACAGATTCAGCACCTACTTATCTATATCATTCCTGCACAAATGACACCCTCTTCTCTCCCAACTCCACCTACCAGTCCAACCTGAACGCCCTGCTCTCTTCCCTCTCCACCGCTGCCGCTGCCACCAACAACACCGACGGCTTTGCCAACTCCACTGCCGGCCAAAACTCTCCTAATCGGGCCTACGGGCTCTTCCTCTGCCGTGCAGACGTCAGTGCCTCCACGTGCAGCGACTGCGTGGCCACCGGAACACAGGATATCCTCCAAAGATGCCCCAACCAGCGGGTCTCTGTGATCTGGTACGACCAGTGCATGTTGAGGTACTCCAACGCGTCGATCTACGGGGTCATGGAACAAGTGCCCGCTTTGACGATGTACAACACCGGGAACATCACCGATCCAACCCGGTTCATGCAACTCCTGGGACAGGCCATGGACTACATCGCCACGGCAGCTTCGGCTGACGAGTCGGGGAAGAAAGTTGCGGTCAACGAGACGAACTTCACGAGCTTGCAGCAGTTGTACACTCTTGCGCAGTGCACGCCGGACTTGTCAGCGTCGGACTGCAACACATGCCTTCGGGCGGCGATTGGGGGCCTTCCCCAGGGGAAGCAAGGTGGGAGGACGTTCACTCCGAGCTGCAGCGTGAGGTTCGAGCTATACCCCTTTTACAATGCCTCGGCCGTGGTGGCCCCAGCCCCTCCGCCGTCCCAGATTCCGTCTCCTCCTGCTCCCGTGATCAGACCTAAAG GCAAAAGCAATAAAACTACTGTGATAATCATTGCCGTCGCTGTTCCTGTTGGCGTGGGCGTGGTGCTTCTCTTCCTCGCTTGCTGTTTGAGGCAGAGGAAAGTGACCAAGCCGTACGAAGTCGCTCAAGCAGATCAAAGCA GCGTAAATGACATTACAAACGCCGAGTCCTTGCAGTACGATTTTGCCACCATACAGACcgccacaaacaatttctctcacCAAAACAAGTTGGGTGAGGGTGGATTCGGGGAAGTTTTCCAG GGTAGGCTTCCTAATGGACAACAAATAGCTGTGAAGAGACTATCTCAAGGCTCAGGACAAGGTGCTGTAGAATTTAAGAATGAAGTCCTGCTGGTAGCGAAGCTTCAACATCGGAACCTTGTGAGGATGCTCGGGTTCTGCTTGGAGGGTGAAGAAAAACTGCTTGTCTATGAGTTTGTGCCAAACAAAAGTCTCGACTACTTTTTATTTG ATCCTGAAAAGAGCAAGCAATTGAATTGGTCGAGACGTTACAAGATAGTATGTGGGATTGCTCGAGGAATGCTCTATTTACATGAGGACTCTCGACTTCGGATCATTCATCGGGATCTAAAAGCAAGCAATGTCTTGTTGGATAGTGAAATGACTCCAAAGATTTCGGATTTTGGCATGGCAAGAATTGTTGTAGTCGATCAGACACAGGCAAATACCAATAAAATTGTGGGGACTTT TGGTTACATGTCACCTGAGTATGCAATGCATGGACAGTTCTCTGTGAAGTCCGATGTATATAGTTTCGGTGTTCTACTTCTTGAGCTCATTAGTGGGAAGAAGAATAGTTCCTTCTACCAATCGGACGGCAGCGAAGATCTCGCTAGTTAT GCCTGGAAAAATTGGAGAGACGGTACGCCGTTGGAAGTGTTAGATCCAGCCATTGGAGACTCATATTCAAGAGATGAAGTGCTTAGATGCCTCCACATTGGTTTACTATGTGTTCAAGAAGATCCAATGGATAGACCCACAATGGCAAACATAGTCTTGATGTTGAACAGCTACTCTGTTAGCCTTGCACTGCCTCAGCAACCGGCCTTGTTTTTCCGGAGCAGGACAGAGACATCGATGAAAGAGCTCGAATCGGACCAATCTGCCAGCAGGTCTACACCAGTGTCGATCAATGAGATGTCAGTCACCGAAGTTTACCCCCGTTGA